One genomic region from Pseudoduganella dura encodes:
- a CDS encoding beta-ketoacyl synthase chain length factor: MYRAGVSFSIIGHAAWAPGVASAEDWAAWATAPAPIPAQGEPGVRAMPPMLRRRLGQLGKMALEVAYTALGERAAVPTVFCSRHGETARAIALLDDLAGNVPLSPTAFGMSVHNANAGLFSIARGDRANHIALAAGSSTLEHAVIEACGLLADGEPAVLLVAADCPLPDVFAPFADRAEQPHAFAWLMTAADGAGERLALEWAATSAEEEHGGPPGTLEVLRFHAAGAPVLERVAGRRRWRWSRGG; this comes from the coding sequence ATGTACAGGGCAGGCGTCAGTTTTTCCATTATCGGGCATGCGGCCTGGGCGCCCGGCGTGGCGTCGGCGGAAGACTGGGCCGCCTGGGCCACGGCGCCGGCGCCGATCCCTGCACAAGGCGAGCCGGGCGTGCGCGCGATGCCGCCGATGTTGCGGCGGCGCCTTGGCCAGCTGGGCAAGATGGCGCTGGAGGTCGCGTACACGGCGCTCGGCGAGCGTGCCGCCGTTCCCACCGTGTTCTGTTCGCGCCATGGCGAGACGGCGCGCGCGATCGCGCTGCTCGACGACCTGGCGGGGAACGTGCCGCTGTCGCCCACGGCATTCGGCATGTCGGTGCATAACGCGAATGCGGGGCTGTTCTCGATCGCGCGCGGCGACCGTGCCAACCACATCGCGCTCGCGGCCGGCAGCAGCACGCTCGAGCACGCGGTGATCGAGGCTTGCGGCCTGCTGGCCGACGGCGAACCGGCGGTGCTCCTGGTCGCGGCCGACTGCCCGCTGCCGGACGTGTTCGCGCCGTTCGCCGACCGCGCCGAGCAGCCGCACGCGTTCGCGTGGCTGATGACGGCCGCGGACGGGGCGGGCGAGCGGCTGGCCCTGGAATGGGCGGCCACCAGTGCCGAGGAGGAGCATGGCGGCCCGCCCGGCACGCTGGAAGTACTGCGCTTCCATGCGGCCGGCGCGCCGGTCCTGGAACGGGTCGCCGGCAGGCGGCGCTGGCGCTGGAGCCGCGGTGGTTGA
- a CDS encoding AMP-binding protein: MSESLATLAVRLAARPSSIPVGVRAGVAVDTAAFLARLAAWNALLRDHPGTRFALHVDDSIEFAAALLGAWQAGKTVWLAADTLEATCASLRGHVDGFIGEFPAACAPLAAADTAAVAGVLRQLDPEADALVVFTSGSTGTPQAIPKKLRQMASEVATLEVLFGEDTGGAAVIATVSHQHIYGLLFKVLWPLNTGRPVHAASIAFPEALAPALAAQRCALVASPAHLKRLPAHLDWRGAREQLAAVFSSGGPLPADTAQACGVLLGSVPVEVFGSSETGGIAWRRRAALPAVGDEAWTPFPTVAWRLHEGFLEVRSPHLPDDAWLPLADRAQEAGSRRFQLLGRGDRIAKIEEKRISLDAIEAALLACGLAAEARVALCEPDTGRRQVLAAFVVPSAAGRGVLDGEGKPALNGRLRAALAGVVDAVALPRRWRYVDALPVNAQGKTTVAALLALLAPPSPAPLLPQVRELERDDAMPPRRVLLEIVAPANLAYFDGHFTQAPILPGVAQVEWAIRYGREHFALPPAFRAMHALKFQHVITPDTPVQLELLHDPAKGQLTFAYRSASGQHASGRILFHAGTAHDR, from the coding sequence ATGTCTGAATCCCTTGCCACGCTGGCCGTGCGGCTCGCCGCGCGGCCATCTTCCATTCCCGTGGGCGTGCGCGCCGGCGTGGCTGTCGACACGGCGGCCTTCCTGGCGCGCCTGGCCGCCTGGAACGCGCTGCTGCGCGATCACCCCGGCACGCGCTTCGCGCTGCATGTCGACGACAGCATCGAATTCGCCGCCGCGCTGCTGGGCGCGTGGCAGGCCGGCAAGACGGTCTGGCTGGCGGCCGATACGCTGGAGGCCACCTGCGCCAGCCTGCGCGGCCATGTGGACGGTTTCATCGGCGAATTTCCGGCCGCGTGCGCGCCGCTGGCCGCCGCCGATACGGCCGCCGTTGCCGGGGTGCTCCGCCAACTCGATCCCGAAGCAGATGCGCTGGTGGTGTTCACCTCCGGCAGCACCGGCACGCCGCAGGCGATCCCGAAGAAGCTGCGCCAGATGGCCAGCGAGGTCGCCACGCTGGAGGTGCTGTTCGGCGAGGATACCGGCGGCGCGGCGGTGATCGCCACCGTGTCGCACCAGCATATCTACGGCCTGCTGTTCAAGGTGCTGTGGCCGCTGAACACGGGCCGGCCGGTCCATGCGGCCAGCATCGCCTTCCCGGAAGCGCTGGCGCCGGCTTTGGCGGCGCAGCGCTGCGCGCTGGTCGCCAGTCCGGCGCACCTGAAGCGCCTGCCGGCGCACCTGGACTGGCGGGGCGCCCGCGAGCAACTGGCCGCGGTGTTTTCGTCCGGCGGGCCGCTGCCGGCCGACACGGCGCAGGCCTGTGGCGTATTGCTCGGCAGCGTACCCGTCGAAGTGTTCGGCAGCTCGGAAACGGGCGGCATCGCCTGGCGCCGCCGCGCCGCGCTGCCGGCGGTCGGCGACGAAGCGTGGACGCCGTTTCCCACCGTGGCCTGGCGCCTGCACGAGGGCTTCCTCGAAGTGCGCTCGCCGCACCTGCCGGACGACGCCTGGCTGCCACTGGCCGACCGCGCGCAGGAGGCGGGCAGCCGGCGCTTCCAGTTGCTGGGCCGGGGCGACCGCATCGCCAAGATCGAGGAAAAACGCATTTCGCTCGATGCGATCGAAGCGGCCCTGCTGGCATGCGGCCTGGCGGCGGAAGCGCGCGTGGCGCTGTGCGAACCGGATACCGGCCGGCGGCAGGTGCTGGCCGCGTTCGTGGTGCCCTCCGCGGCCGGCCGCGGCGTGCTCGATGGCGAAGGCAAGCCGGCGCTGAACGGCCGCCTGCGCGCCGCGCTGGCCGGCGTGGTGGACGCGGTGGCACTGCCGCGCCGCTGGCGCTATGTCGACGCGTTGCCCGTCAACGCGCAGGGCAAGACCACCGTGGCCGCGCTGCTGGCGCTGCTGGCACCGCCGTCGCCGGCGCCTCTCCTGCCGCAGGTGCGCGAGCTGGAGCGCGACGACGCCATGCCGCCGCGCCGGGTGCTGCTCGAAATCGTCGCGCCCGCCAACCTGGCGTACTTCGACGGCCACTTCACGCAGGCGCCGATCCTGCCCGGCGTGGCGCAGGTGGAATGGGCGATCCGTTACGGCCGGGAGCATTTCGCGCTGCCGCCCGCGTTCCGGGCGATGCACGCGCTGAAATTCCAGCACGTGATCACGCCGGACACGCCGGTGCAACTGGAACTGCTGCACGACCCGGCCAAGGGCCAGCTGACTTTCGCCTACCGCTCGGCATCCGGCCAGCACGCCAGCGGGCGCATCCTGTTCCATGCCGGGACGGCCCATGACAGGTAA
- a CDS encoding sigma 54-interacting transcriptional regulator — MANLNSGAHLLVVDDDDDLLRLISMRLTANGYRVTAVGSAEAALARMSIELPSLVISDIRLPDRDGMALFQEIRSQYPALPVILLTAHGTIPDAVEATTLGAYAYLTKPFDAKMLLDRISQALALTAPASVGPEGDDNWRAEIISRSHAMAELLAEARLVAASDASVLIRGESGTGKELLARAIHRASRRANAPFIAVNCGAIPENLLESELFGHVKGAYTGAVSSREGLVQAADGGTLFLDEIGDMPLLLQVKLLRVLQERVVRQLGSDVGRPVDVRVLSATHRDLDAAMLEGQFREDLYYRLNVITLTLPALAQRREDIGLLATRFLQMLASKYQKTVHGFAPDALEALTRAAWPGNVRQLYNVVEHVCALATAPLVPLTLVHRALRVPTLEVLSYTEAKQRFERNYLVQLLKLTDGNVSDAARLAERNRTEFYRLLSKYDLTASQFRDGGTVADERQE, encoded by the coding sequence ATGGCGAACCTGAATAGCGGCGCGCACCTGCTGGTCGTGGACGACGACGACGACCTGCTGCGCCTGATCTCGATGCGGCTGACGGCGAACGGCTACCGCGTGACGGCCGTGGGCAGCGCCGAGGCGGCGCTGGCCCGCATGTCGATCGAACTGCCGTCGCTCGTGATCAGCGACATCCGCCTGCCGGACCGCGACGGCATGGCGCTGTTCCAGGAAATCCGCAGCCAGTACCCGGCGCTGCCGGTGATCCTGCTGACGGCGCACGGCACGATCCCCGACGCGGTCGAGGCCACCACGCTGGGCGCCTATGCCTACCTGACGAAACCGTTCGACGCGAAGATGCTGCTGGACCGCATCAGCCAGGCGCTGGCGCTGACGGCGCCGGCCAGCGTGGGGCCCGAGGGCGACGACAACTGGCGCGCCGAGATCATCAGCCGCAGCCATGCGATGGCCGAGCTGCTGGCCGAGGCGCGGCTGGTGGCGGCCTCCGATGCCAGCGTGCTGATCCGCGGCGAGAGCGGCACCGGCAAGGAATTGCTGGCACGCGCGATCCACCGTGCCAGCCGGCGCGCGAACGCGCCGTTCATCGCCGTCAATTGCGGCGCCATTCCGGAAAACCTGCTGGAGTCGGAACTGTTCGGCCATGTGAAGGGTGCCTACACGGGCGCCGTGTCGAGCCGCGAAGGCCTGGTGCAGGCGGCCGACGGCGGCACGCTGTTCCTCGACGAGATCGGCGACATGCCGCTGCTGCTGCAGGTGAAGCTGCTGCGCGTGCTGCAGGAGCGCGTGGTTCGCCAGCTGGGATCGGACGTGGGGCGGCCGGTGGACGTGCGGGTGTTGTCGGCCACCCACCGCGACCTGGATGCGGCGATGCTCGAGGGGCAGTTCCGCGAAGACCTGTATTACCGCCTGAACGTGATCACGCTGACCCTGCCGGCGCTGGCGCAGCGGCGCGAGGATATCGGCCTGCTGGCGACGCGTTTCCTGCAGATGCTCGCATCGAAATACCAGAAGACCGTGCACGGCTTCGCGCCGGACGCGCTGGAAGCGCTGACACGCGCCGCCTGGCCCGGCAACGTGCGCCAGCTGTACAACGTGGTCGAACACGTGTGCGCGCTGGCCACGGCGCCGCTGGTGCCGCTGACGCTGGTGCACCGCGCGCTGCGCGTGCCCACGCTCGAGGTGCTCAGCTACACGGAGGCCAAGCAGCGCTTCGAACGGAACTATCTGGTGCAGTTGCTGAAGCTAACGGACGGTAATGTCTCCGATGCCGCACGGCTGGCCGAACGCAACAGGACCGAGTTCTACCGCCTGTTGTCGAAGTACGACCTAACCGCGTCGCAGTTCCGCGACGGCGGCACTGTCGCTGACGAGCGACAGGAATAA
- a CDS encoding acyl carrier protein, producing the protein MIDLTTMGSEELQNWVSDLLAEMFELDRASLTAESNLYEDLDIDSIDAVDLAVKLKQLTGKRLQPEVFKTIRTIGDVVDALAGMTEPVA; encoded by the coding sequence ATGATTGATCTGACCACCATGGGCAGCGAAGAGCTGCAGAACTGGGTGAGCGACCTGCTGGCCGAGATGTTCGAGCTGGACAGGGCGTCGCTGACGGCCGAATCGAACCTGTACGAAGACCTGGATATCGACAGCATCGATGCCGTCGATCTGGCCGTGAAGCTCAAGCAGCTGACCGGCAAGCGCCTGCAGCCGGAAGTGTTCAAGACCATCCGCACGATCGGCGACGTGGTCGACGCGCTGGCCGGCATGACGGAGCCGGTGGCCTGA
- a CDS encoding phosphopantetheine-binding protein, producing MLEQEVKELIIEVLQLEDISPKDIDTDAPLFVDGLGLDSIDALELGVALQKKYGISLSADSEDTRRHFASVRALAAMIESNRKG from the coding sequence ATGCTTGAACAAGAAGTGAAAGAACTGATCATCGAAGTGCTCCAGCTGGAGGATATCAGCCCGAAGGACATCGATACCGATGCGCCGCTGTTCGTCGACGGCCTGGGCCTCGATTCGATCGACGCGCTCGAACTGGGCGTGGCCCTGCAAAAGAAATACGGCATTTCGCTGTCGGCCGACTCGGAAGACACGCGCCGCCATTTCGCCTCGGTGCGGGCACTGGCGGCGATGATCGAATCCAACCGCAAGGGATGA
- a CDS encoding glycosyltransferase family 2 protein, whose translation MTGNLPSDPFRACAVVPVYNHEGAIGAVAGRLLAHGLHCVLVDDGSSAVCARVLDGIAAAEPARVTLVRLAVNGGKGAAVMAGIARATELGYSHVLQIDADGQHDTADVPRFLEQGRARPDAVICGCPIYDESVPKARLYGRYATHVWVWINTLSFDIRDSMCGFRIYPVAAVNALAARRRLGRRMNFDTDVLVRLYWRGVEIVNLPTRVRYPEDGVSHFLVWRDNVLISGMHTALFFGMLPRIPLLLVRKWRRR comes from the coding sequence ATGACAGGTAACCTGCCCAGCGACCCGTTCAGGGCATGCGCCGTGGTCCCCGTGTACAACCATGAAGGCGCGATCGGCGCCGTCGCCGGGCGGCTGCTGGCGCACGGCCTGCACTGCGTGCTGGTCGACGACGGCAGCTCGGCCGTGTGCGCCCGCGTGCTGGACGGCATCGCCGCCGCGGAGCCGGCGCGCGTGACCCTGGTACGCCTGGCGGTCAATGGCGGCAAGGGCGCCGCCGTAATGGCGGGCATCGCCCGCGCCACCGAACTGGGCTACAGCCACGTGCTGCAGATCGACGCCGACGGCCAGCACGATACCGCCGACGTGCCCCGTTTCCTCGAGCAGGGCAGGGCGCGGCCGGATGCCGTGATCTGCGGCTGCCCGATCTACGACGAGTCGGTGCCCAAGGCGCGGCTATACGGCCGCTATGCCACCCATGTCTGGGTGTGGATCAACACGCTGTCGTTCGATATCCGCGACTCGATGTGCGGCTTTCGCATCTACCCGGTCGCGGCGGTCAACGCGCTGGCGGCGCGCCGGCGGCTGGGCCGCCGCATGAATTTCGATACCGACGTGCTGGTGCGGCTGTACTGGCGCGGCGTGGAAATCGTCAACCTGCCGACGCGCGTGCGCTACCCGGAGGATGGCGTGTCGCACTTCCTCGTCTGGCGCGACAACGTGCTGATCTCGGGCATGCACACGGCGCTGTTCTTCGGCATGCTGCCGCGCATTCCGCTGCTGCTGGTCCGCAAGTGGAGGCGCAGGTGA
- a CDS encoding HAMP domain-containing sensor histidine kinase, with protein MPIKLSFRTLSLIAFLLIAALLSATSVLALLTLNRLAEDSRETGNNAIALTANAQRVAERSVAMERSARQFLVLDDPAFLERFSEAWRDALTALDAIAAQLPGTEPPAFADWRRNGEAARQALDMRAERRNAAQLRLDAALAQLPAINSELTHHVQAEVDRRNAAITEELETRRNVLRGQLALAIALAAVLSIAFGVWLARPLRQIESAIGQLGGNRYDVPIVVTGPDDLRRMGRHLDWLRQRLADLEADKARFLRHISHELKTPLAALVEGVALLEDEVVGPLGPKQHEITAILRQNTASLQNQIEDLLRYNAASFDAQHLLREPVDMAVLVRRVVDSQRLQTQARSLVVMVEGAAPEIAVDSAKLAVVASNLLSNAVRFSPEGGTVRFILAHRNRLLRLDCIDQGPGVAPADAQRVFEPFYQGERQPPGARRGNGIGLSIVREYVTAHGGTLQLLPSSPGAHFRLELPYEN; from the coding sequence ATGCCTATCAAGCTCTCCTTCCGGACACTGTCGCTGATCGCATTCCTGCTGATTGCCGCGCTGCTGAGCGCCACATCGGTACTCGCCCTGCTGACGCTGAACCGGCTGGCCGAGGACAGCCGCGAAACGGGCAATAACGCCATCGCGTTGACAGCCAACGCGCAGCGCGTGGCCGAGCGCAGCGTGGCGATGGAACGCAGCGCGCGCCAGTTCCTGGTGCTGGACGATCCGGCGTTCCTGGAACGTTTCAGCGAAGCCTGGCGCGATGCGCTGACCGCGCTGGACGCGATCGCCGCCCAGTTGCCCGGCACCGAGCCGCCCGCCTTTGCCGACTGGCGCCGCAATGGCGAGGCGGCGCGGCAGGCGCTGGACATGCGGGCCGAGCGCCGCAATGCCGCGCAACTGCGGCTCGATGCCGCGCTGGCGCAGCTGCCGGCCATTAACAGCGAGCTCACGCACCACGTTCAGGCCGAGGTGGACCGTCGCAACGCCGCCATCACGGAGGAACTGGAAACGCGCCGCAACGTGCTGCGCGGCCAGCTGGCGCTGGCCATCGCGCTGGCGGCCGTGCTGTCGATCGCGTTCGGGGTATGGCTGGCGCGGCCGTTGCGACAGATCGAAAGCGCGATCGGCCAACTGGGCGGCAACCGCTACGATGTGCCGATCGTGGTGACGGGGCCGGACGACCTGCGCCGCATGGGCCGCCACCTGGACTGGCTGCGGCAGCGGCTGGCCGACCTGGAAGCGGACAAGGCGCGCTTCCTGCGCCATATCTCGCACGAGCTGAAAACGCCGCTGGCCGCGCTGGTCGAAGGCGTGGCCCTGCTGGAGGACGAGGTGGTGGGGCCGCTGGGGCCGAAACAGCATGAGATCACCGCCATCCTGCGGCAGAATACGGCGTCGCTGCAAAACCAGATCGAGGACCTGCTGCGCTACAATGCCGCCAGCTTCGATGCGCAGCACCTGCTGCGCGAACCGGTCGACATGGCGGTGCTGGTGCGCCGCGTGGTCGACAGCCAGCGCCTGCAAACCCAGGCGCGCAGCCTGGTCGTGATGGTCGAAGGCGCCGCGCCGGAGATCGCGGTGGACAGCGCCAAGCTCGCCGTCGTCGCGAGCAACCTGTTATCGAACGCCGTGCGTTTTTCGCCCGAAGGCGGCACGGTGCGTTTCATCCTCGCCCATCGGAACCGCCTGCTGCGGCTGGACTGCATCGACCAGGGGCCCGGCGTGGCCCCGGCCGACGCCCAGCGCGTCTTCGAGCCGTTCTACCAGGGCGAACGCCAGCCGCCCGGCGCACGGCGCGGCAATGGCATCGGCCTGTCGATCGTGCGCGAATACGTTACCGCGCACGGCGGCACGCTGCAACTCCTGCCCTCATCGCCAGGGGCTCACTTCCGTCTCGAACTGCCATATGAAAACTGA
- a CDS encoding lysophospholipid acyltransferase family protein, translating to MVETLERAWRVVATGVSFALFGLGGLLMRLAVFPLLHLLVWRRERRVTTARTIIRLAFRAYVDVMRALGVLRYEVRGLEKLERRGLLILANHPTLIDTVFLMAFVRNADCIVKGALWNNPFTRGPVRAAGYISNGGGAGDGDGGDLVKDCIASLERGNNLIVFPEGTRTPAGGAISLKRGAANVAVRGARAITPVVIRCDPPTLGKGEKWWRVPPRRVRFSLEVQDDVTVEPFIHGSSDVMAARRLTEFLQNYFTGKYQGHA from the coding sequence GTGGTTGAAACGCTGGAGCGGGCCTGGCGCGTTGTCGCCACCGGCGTGTCTTTCGCGTTGTTCGGCCTGGGCGGCCTGCTGATGCGGCTGGCCGTGTTCCCGCTGCTGCACCTGCTGGTGTGGCGCCGCGAGCGGCGCGTGACGACGGCGCGCACGATCATCCGCCTGGCGTTCCGCGCCTATGTCGACGTGATGCGCGCGCTGGGCGTGCTGCGCTACGAAGTGCGGGGACTGGAAAAGCTGGAGCGCCGCGGGCTGCTGATCCTGGCGAACCATCCGACCCTGATCGACACGGTGTTCCTGATGGCGTTCGTGCGCAACGCGGACTGCATCGTCAAGGGCGCGCTGTGGAACAACCCGTTCACACGGGGGCCGGTGCGGGCCGCAGGCTATATCAGCAATGGTGGTGGCGCCGGCGACGGCGATGGCGGCGATCTGGTGAAGGATTGCATCGCATCGCTGGAGCGCGGCAACAACCTGATCGTGTTCCCGGAGGGGACGCGCACGCCGGCCGGCGGTGCCATCAGCCTGAAACGGGGCGCCGCCAACGTGGCGGTGCGCGGTGCGCGCGCCATCACGCCGGTGGTGATCCGCTGCGATCCGCCCACGCTGGGCAAGGGTGAAAAATGGTGGCGGGTGCCGCCGCGCCGGGTGCGCTTCTCGCTGGAAGTGCAGGACGACGTGACGGTGGAGCCTTTCATCCACGGCAGCAGCGACGTAATGGCGGCGCGCCGGCTGACGGAATTTTTACAGAACTATTTTACGGGGAAGTACCAAGGCCATGCTTGA
- a CDS encoding BON domain-containing protein, translated as MTNTKLIASLLAAASLSFGTAAFAAEPQQDAAMAGAAAASGDTALTSKVKAALADQKQIGVSAAQGVVTLTGSVPSTDEGTKAIQAASAVEGVKEVKSELTVASK; from the coding sequence ATGACGAACACCAAACTGATCGCCTCCCTGCTGGCCGCTGCTTCCCTGTCCTTCGGTACCGCCGCTTTCGCTGCCGAACCACAACAGGATGCCGCCATGGCAGGCGCTGCCGCCGCTTCCGGCGACACCGCACTGACCTCCAAGGTCAAGGCTGCGCTGGCCGACCAGAAGCAGATCGGTGTTTCCGCCGCTCAAGGCGTAGTGACGCTGACCGGTTCCGTACCGAGCACGGATGAAGGCACCAAGGCCATCCAGGCCGCTTCCGCTGTCGAAGGCGTGAAGGAAGTGAAGAGCGAACTGACCGTCGCATCCAAGTAA
- a CDS encoding LpxL/LpxP family acyltransferase — MSASERKLHESRRHWASIDEVSFVAGMRFMFWICRMFGRWPFRVVLYPVLAWYLLTQGRARRASRDYLRRVRAHTGRRVPGVLAHFASFGENLLDKLLLWGGLYRLDNVQFHGAEVIESAVARGTGGVLVCSHLGNVELTRVLSRQRNDIKSTVLVHTKHAQAFNRLMGKLNPASQTNLLQVTEMTPATAMMLSERIGRGEFVVIAGDRVPVSGNEHVASADFMGEPAPFPVGPYLLAGILQCPVYLLFTVCVNGVTEVHIEHFRDGVRLPRKDRAAALAGLAGAYARRLEHHAARAPLQWFNFYDFWHLPASEQQQEHNDASR; from the coding sequence GTGAGCGCGAGCGAACGCAAGCTCCACGAAAGCCGCAGGCACTGGGCGTCGATCGACGAAGTGAGCTTCGTCGCCGGCATGCGCTTCATGTTCTGGATCTGCCGCATGTTCGGCCGCTGGCCGTTCCGCGTGGTGCTGTACCCGGTGCTGGCGTGGTACCTGCTCACGCAGGGCCGGGCGCGGCGCGCGTCGCGCGATTACCTGCGCCGCGTGCGCGCCCACACGGGCAGGCGGGTGCCCGGCGTGCTGGCGCACTTCGCCAGTTTCGGCGAGAACCTGCTCGACAAGCTGCTGCTGTGGGGCGGCCTGTACCGGCTCGACAACGTGCAGTTCCATGGCGCCGAAGTGATCGAAAGCGCGGTGGCGCGCGGCACCGGCGGCGTGCTGGTCTGCTCGCACCTGGGCAACGTGGAACTGACGCGCGTACTGTCGCGCCAGCGCAACGACATCAAGTCCACCGTGCTGGTGCACACCAAGCACGCGCAGGCGTTCAACCGGCTGATGGGCAAGCTCAATCCCGCCAGCCAGACCAACCTGCTGCAGGTGACGGAAATGACGCCGGCCACGGCGATGATGCTATCCGAGCGGATCGGCCGCGGCGAGTTCGTCGTCATCGCCGGCGACCGCGTGCCGGTCTCCGGCAACGAGCATGTGGCCAGCGCCGATTTCATGGGCGAACCGGCGCCGTTCCCGGTCGGCCCGTACCTGCTGGCCGGAATTTTGCAGTGCCCGGTCTACCTGCTGTTCACCGTGTGCGTTAACGGCGTCACCGAGGTGCACATCGAACATTTCCGGGACGGGGTGCGGCTGCCGCGCAAGGACCGCGCCGCGGCGCTGGCCGGGCTGGCCGGGGCCTATGCGCGCCGGCTCGAACACCACGCCGCGCGCGCACCGCTGCAGTGGTTCAATTTCTACGACTTCTGGCACCTGCCGGCCAGTGAACAACAACAGGAACACAACGATGCATCACGCTGA